In Camelina sativa cultivar DH55 chromosome 16, Cs, whole genome shotgun sequence, a single window of DNA contains:
- the LOC104751632 gene encoding glutaredoxin-C3-like isoform X2 — MVDQQRSRRVAVVAVLLLQLVVVSDLWNTVGAANSVSAFVQNAILSNKIVIFSKSYCPYCLRSKRIFRQLKEEPFVVELDLREDGDQIQYELLEFVGRRTVPQVFVNDLGDALENGQLQKLLAAS, encoded by the exons ATGGTTGACCAGCAGCGTAGTCGGCGTGTTGCCGTGGTGGCGGTGCTATTATTACAACTGGTGGTAGTGAGCGATCTGTGGAATACCGTGGGAGCTGCGAATTCGGTGTCGGCTTTCGTTCAGAACGCAATTTTGTCCAACAAGATTGTCATCTTCTCCAAGTCCTACTGCCC GTATTGCTTGCGGTCGAAACGTATATTCAGACAACTTAAGGAAGAGCCATTTGTTGTTGAGCTTGATCTGAGAG aggaTGGAGATCAAATCCAGTATGAGCTTTTAGAATTCGTTGGTCGCCGTACTGTCCCTCAAGTTTTTGTTAACG ATCTTGGAGATGCTCTGGAGAATGGTCAGTTGCAAAAGCTTCTTGCTGCCAGTTGA
- the LOC104751633 gene encoding amino acid permease 3-like, with amino-acid sequence MDRSQQTVLAIDMLSQTGGSKCFDDDGKVKRTGSVWTASAHIITAVIGSGVLSLAWATAQLGWIAGPVVMLLFSVVTYFTSSLLASCYRSGDPISGKRNYTYMGAVRSNLGGVKVTLCGIVQYLNIFGVAIGYTIASAISMMAIKRSNCFHKSGGKDPCQMNSTPYMIAFGLVQILFSQIPDFDQLWWLSILAAVMSFTYSSAGLALGIAQVVVNGKVKGSLTGISIGAVTETQKIWRSFQALGNIAFAYSYSIILIEIQDSVKSPPSEEKTMKKATLVSVGVTTIFYMLCGCMGYAAFGDLSPGNLLTGFGFYNPYWLLDIANAAIVIHLIGAYQVYCQPLFAFIEKQASICFPDSEFIAKDIKIPIPGFKPLRLNLFRLIWRTVFVIITTDISMLLPFFNDVVGLLGSLGFWPLTVYFPVEMYIAQKKIPRWSTRWVCLQVFSLGCLVVSIAAAAGSIAGVVLDLKSYKPFQSNY; translated from the exons atggatCGCAGCCAGCAAACAGTTCTTGCCATCGATATGCTATCACAAACTGGCGGCTCCAAATGCTTCGACGACGACGGAAAAGTCAAACGAACTG GGAGTGTTTGGACGGCGAGTGCACACATAATCACGGCGGTGATAGGTTCAGGAGTTTTATCACTAGCATGGGCTACGGCACAGCTAGGTTGGATCGCCGGACCGGTTGTGATGTTGCTCTTCTCCGTCGTCACTTATTTCACTTCTTCTCTCCTCGCCTCCTGTTACCGCTCTGGCGACCCTATCTCCGGCAAGAGGAACTACACTTATATGGGCGCTGTCCGATCAAACCTAG GTGGCGTGAAGGTGACGCTATGTGGGATAGTTCAGTATCTTAATATATTTGGTGTTGCAATTGGCTACACGATTGCTTCAGCTATAAGCATGAT GGCAATAAAGAGATCCAACTGTTTTCACAAAAGTGGAGGGAAAGATCCATGTCAGATGAACAGTACTCCTTACATGATAGCTTTTGGATTAGTCCAGATTCTATTCTCTCAGATTCCAGATTTTGATCAACTTTGGTGGCTCTCGATCCTTGCCGCTGTTATGTCCTTCACTTATTCCTCCGCTGGTCTAGCCCTAGGCATAGCCCAAGTCGTCG TAAATGGGAAGGTGAAGGGAAGCCTCACTGGGATTAGCATAGGAGCAGTAACAGAGACACAAAAGATATGGAGAAGTTTTCAAGCTCTTGGAAACATTGCTTTTGCTTACTCATACTCCATCATTCTCATCGAGATTCAG GACTCAGTAAAGTCACCACCATCAGAAGAGAAAACTATGAAGAAGGCAACGCTTGTGAGCGTCGGTGTAACAACTATCTTCTACATGTTGTGTGGTTGTATGGGTTATGCAGCCTTTGGAGACTTGTCTCCGGGAAACCTCTTAACCGGTTTCGGGTTTTACAATCCTTATTGGCTTCTAGACATTGCAAATGCAGCCATTGTGATTCACCTTATTGGTGCATACCAAGTCTATTGCCAACCTCTGTTTGCTTTCATCGAGAAACAAGCTTCCATTTGTTTCCCTGATAGCGAGTTCATCGCAAAAGATATCAAAATCCCTATTCCCGGTTTCAAGCCTCTCCGTTTGAATTTATTCAG GTTGATATGGAGGACAGTGTTTGTCATCATAACGACAGATATCTCAATGCTTCTTCCGTTTTTCAACGACGTTGTGGGTCTGCTAGGGTCACTCGGGTTTTGGCCGTTGACGGTATATTTCCCGGTGGAAATGTACATTGCGCAAAAGAAGATACCTAGATGGAGCACCAGATGGGTTTGCCTTCAAGTCTTCAGCTTAGGGTGTTTGGTAGTGAGCATTGCTGCAGCTGCAGGGTCAATAGCTGGAGTTGTTCTCGATCTCAAGTCCTACAAGCCATTTCAAAGCAATTACTGA
- the LOC104751632 gene encoding glutaredoxin-C3-like isoform X1 codes for MVDQQRSRRVAVVAVLLLQLVVVSDLWNTVGAANSVSAFVQNAILSNKIVIFSKSYCPYCLRSKRIFRQLKEEPFVVELDLREDGDQIQYELLEFVGRRTVPQVFVNGKYIGGSDDLGDALENGQLQKLLAAS; via the exons ATGGTTGACCAGCAGCGTAGTCGGCGTGTTGCCGTGGTGGCGGTGCTATTATTACAACTGGTGGTAGTGAGCGATCTGTGGAATACCGTGGGAGCTGCGAATTCGGTGTCGGCTTTCGTTCAGAACGCAATTTTGTCCAACAAGATTGTCATCTTCTCCAAGTCCTACTGCCC GTATTGCTTGCGGTCGAAACGTATATTCAGACAACTTAAGGAAGAGCCATTTGTTGTTGAGCTTGATCTGAGAG aggaTGGAGATCAAATCCAGTATGAGCTTTTAGAATTCGTTGGTCGCCGTACTGTCCCTCAAGTTTTTGTTAACGGCAAGTATATCGGTGGATCTGATG ATCTTGGAGATGCTCTGGAGAATGGTCAGTTGCAAAAGCTTCTTGCTGCCAGTTGA